Genomic segment of Lemur catta isolate mLemCat1 chromosome 2, mLemCat1.pri, whole genome shotgun sequence:
GGCTGCCTCTGCGCCCACCAGTAGGTCCAGGCTGGGTCTGCAGCCCCCCAGGAGTCCCCGGCCCCTTCCTGGGCCCAGCCCCCGCCTCCAGCCCCCCACCCTCCGGGCAGCAAAGCAGTCCGTCGGCCCCTACTCgcccctctcccagcctgcaGACTCCTTTGTGGGGACGCAGCCCCACCTTCTCCACCCCTGCGCTGGTCCCCTATTGGGGGTCCCCACCCATCGTTCCGGGCAGCAGACGTGACTGGCTGGGTGGGCAGAGCGCGGTGGTCGGCACGGAGGGTGGGGTGCACAGCCCTGCCCCCCTCAGCCCCTGACCATACAGCAGCAACGGGGAGCCAGCCCTGTGtgcccaggtgtgtgtgtccgtgACCTTGCGTGAGTCCCAGCCACGTCTGCATGTGTCCTCAGGTGTGGCGTGTAACGTGTGCACATGCGTGAGCGGAGTCTGCATGAGCCTGCGTGCCTCCCCCCTCCCGGCTGTGCTGAGTGTCCCCCCCGGACAAGCAGCCGCGCGTGCTCTGCGTCGGGTGTGAGATGCAGGGTGGGTGCCGGGCCCCCTGCACCTGGCGCCCCCGCTCTGCCCCTCCCGGCACTGCGCCAGGGCTCCTTGGGAGGCTGGTGGGCTTGTGTGCCCACACCCGAGCCCGTGTGCACCCCGCACGGGCGCGCGGGGCGGTGGGCAGCCCAGGTGGCGGCCCAGATGGAGTGCAGAGCGGCTCACCAGCGAGCGTGCGGGGCGTGGGGAGAAGCGGGTCTTGGCTGAGCACGGCCGCTGCAGGCTCGGCCGCCGACCTGCCTGAAGCCACCCAGATGGAGCCGGGCTGAGCAGGTGGCTGCACCGTGGGGCTGTGTTGTGACGTCCActccccccagcctggcctgccccCTCGAGACCCCCAGTGTCCACCTGACGCCCGCTGGAGAAGGCTCGagcgtgtgcatgcgtgtgcatgcgtgtgtgcacacgGCGGTCTCCAGACGAGAGCCTTCTGCTGGTTTCTCATCTCAGCAGCTTGCAGCCGCTTCCGGCAGGGGCTCGGCaagggcaggggttggggggggcagggccaggaggggctggtgTCCGCACTTGCTCCCCCCCTCGCTGCCCACGTGCCTGGCAGGAGCCTGCCTGGTGCTGGCGGGCGGGGCATGGGCTGAATCGCCCCCGACATTGGCCTGCGGGGCCATTGCCTGGCCTCAGGCGGGGAATTGCGTAGGGTCCCCCGATCAAACTCAGGACACCCAGGTAAACTTAGATTTCAGatgaacaatgaataattttttagtgtgtGTTCCAGATACTGCGTAGACCATACTTAACATGAAAAAATTGTTTATCTGAGTCAGATTTAAGTGTCCTGCGTTTTCATTTGCTGCCCCTGGCCGCCCTGAACGTGAGCTCGCAGAGGACGGGAGGGCGGGGGctgcagggcggggtgggggcaccTGGGCTCCTCTCCCTGCACCTGAGGGGCCCTGAAGGGAGCATGGGGGTGTCGGTCAGGGGCGGGTTGGCGCTGACCGTGGCCCCCACGTCTGCAGGTGGCCGAGGTGCGGGGCCTGCCCACGCAGGCCGCCATGTCTCGAGAGGCAGGCTCGAGCCGTGTGGGCACAGGGGCCAGGGCGCGGTCCAGGAAGCCCAAGAAGCCTCACTACATCCCCCGGCCCTGGGGCAAACCCTACAACTACAAGTGCTTCCAGTGCCCCTTCACCTGCCTGGAGAAGTCGCACCTGTACAACCACATGAAGTACAGCCTCTGCAAGGACTCCCTGTCTCTGCTGCTCGACTCCCCGGACTGGGCCTGCCGCCGCGCCCCTGCCACGCCCAGGCCGCGAGCACCCACCCCTGCCCGCCCGGGGGACTCCTCGGATCCTGGCAGCCAGCCCCAaggagccaccacgcccgacctgGTGGGCGCTGACGTCCTCTCCCTGCACTGGGGCAGGGACACCAAGTCTGGGGCCGAGGGGTCCCCAGGGCCCCCGCCCCCTGTGGCTAGGGCTGCCTGGAAGGGTCTGGGCCCCGGCGGGCTCCTGGCTGAGTCCTGGAAGCCGGGGCTGAGCGGAGGCCTGAAGAGCACAGCTGTGGGGGACGCGGCCACGGCAGGCCCCAAGGGCAGTGCCCCCTGCTACCCCCCACCCGGCCCGGGCGAGTTCCCTGAGGCCCAGAGCCTCCACCTGTCCCTGCTGGGGGTCAACTGCCCTCTTGGCCCAGGCCTCTTCTCCTACCTGGGGCCCTCGCTGGCCGCCGCAGCCCACGTGCCCTTCCTGGCCTCAGCCGGCCCCCTGCTGCCCCCGGCCGCAGccttcccagccctgcagccccccGAGCGCCCCGCCCTGGCCCCCCGCCTGTACTGCCCGCTGCTGCTGGAGCACACGGTGGGGCTGCCAGCCGGCAAGGCTGCCTCTGGCaaggcccctccccgcccccgggGCTCCCCCGTGACTCTGGCTTCTGGCATGCTGGGGAGTCCCTGGTCCTGTGGCACCCCCAGGGacccagggcaggcaggggagcTAGAACAGGCTGCCCAGACTGACCCCAAGAGGAGGCTGCCCCTGGGGAGCAGGCTGGGGCTCCCGAAGGCCCTTCCCAGCCTGTCCGGGTTCTGCTCCCAGAGCAGGTGTGTGTCCTGGGccccagctccagggctggggggctggggggctggagggCTGAGCAGGGTGGTGGGCTCCAGGCCacagagaggaggtgggactGGAGAGCCAACTCGTCTTCAGGGTCCCCGGGTTCTGGGCtggctgg
This window contains:
- the PRR35 gene encoding proline-rich protein 35 → MSREAGSSRVGTGARARSRKPKKPHYIPRPWGKPYNYKCFQCPFTCLEKSHLYNHMKYSLCKDSLSLLLDSPDWACRRAPATPRPRAPTPARPGDSSDPGSQPQGATTPDLVGADVLSLHWGRDTKSGAEGSPGPPPPVARAAWKGLGPGGLLAESWKPGLSGGLKSTAVGDAATAGPKGSAPCYPPPGPGEFPEAQSLHLSLLGVNCPLGPGLFSYLGPSLAAAAHVPFLASAGPLLPPAAAFPALQPPERPALAPRLYCPLLLEHTVGLPAGKAASGKAPPRPRGSPVTLASGMLGSPWSCGTPRDPGQAGELEQAAQTDPKRRLPLGSRLGLPKALPSLSGFCSQSSLPAGPSAMLWPEDKEPGTDLETPGPQGPLPQQPRGPVPGSPGRMGEDLARALGDFARVEQRLGQLVPAGGLAPQPLREQLGRIRLELLTIHQALERAVRPPDAPLDLSVKRLPPKGPEAPAGVWGPAELHPTLVPGPPDPPSLRGPPAPEPFSGHTTKCEADSSVPPPGLPLQAPEDPVIAGSGWGPCVGARSSQPPEDILPSPLGAEV